The proteins below come from a single Indicator indicator isolate 239-I01 chromosome 12, UM_Iind_1.1, whole genome shotgun sequence genomic window:
- the LOC128970434 gene encoding ly6/PLAUR domain-containing protein 2-like has translation MKGFLSLLLVAITCMEFVHSLKCYSCHEPTTSDKCMKIQTCKKNETICKTTMYSLEDVYPFVGISTVTKMCSSVCLPSDVDGIGMTRPVSCCYSNLCNVDSDGAASLRTSSVPLGMLASSICAFFWTRL, from the exons ATGAAGGGGTTTCTGTCTCTTCTGTTGGTTGCCATCACTTGCATGGAGTTTG TACACTCCTTGAAGTGTTACAGTTGCCATGAACCCACCACTAGTGATAAGTGCATGAAAATTCAGACCTGCAAGAAGAATGAAACCATTTGCAAGACTACCATGTATTCCTTGGAGGATG TTTATCCCTTCGTGGGAATCTCCACAGTCACCAAGATGTGCTCCTCTGTCTGCCTCCCATCCGACGTGGACGGGATTGGCATGACGCGCCCTGTCTCCTGCTGCTACTCGAACTTGTGCAACGTCGACAGTGATGGTGCAGCGAGTTTGAGGACCAGTTCTGTGCCACTTGGGATGCTAGCAAGCTCCATTTGTGCCTTCTTCTGGACAAGACTCTGA